The proteins below come from a single Mesobacillus jeotgali genomic window:
- the purD gene encoding phosphoribosylamine--glycine ligase: MKVLVVGKGGREHAICRKVSESPLVSEVLAAPGNPGMADCAKLVAINETELDRLVSFAKEEQVGLTIIGPEVPLLEGLADRFIEEGLKVFGPRKAAAIIEGSKSFAKDLMKKYGIPTAAYETFTDYAEARNYLGQVGAPIVIKADGLAAGKGVVVAMTVQEAEQALQEMMLESKFGEASASVVMEQFLTGEEFSLMAFVNGDRVIPLEIAQDHKRAFDGDKGPNTGGMGAYSPVPHIRKESIQVAVEQILKPAAIAMEMEGRSFTGILYAGLIETVEGPKVIEFNARFGDPETQVILPRMKSDLVEVMLEVLEGNKPEIEWHEEAMVGVVVAANGYPEEYKKGAVLNGLENISQVFHAGTAKNSEGEFVTNGGRVLLVGTKASSLKEAQQKVYAELEKLDCPETFYRKDIGSKAIGHVSC, encoded by the coding sequence ATGAAGGTTCTTGTGGTTGGCAAAGGCGGCCGTGAGCATGCGATTTGCCGGAAGGTCAGTGAAAGTCCGCTTGTGTCAGAGGTTTTGGCAGCGCCGGGAAATCCAGGGATGGCAGACTGTGCGAAGCTGGTGGCGATCAATGAAACCGAACTGGATAGACTTGTTTCTTTTGCAAAGGAGGAGCAAGTCGGCCTGACAATCATCGGGCCTGAGGTTCCTCTGCTTGAGGGTCTGGCAGATCGTTTCATTGAGGAAGGGCTGAAGGTGTTCGGTCCGCGTAAAGCAGCGGCAATCATTGAGGGAAGCAAGTCGTTCGCGAAGGATTTGATGAAAAAGTACGGCATTCCTACAGCTGCATACGAAACATTTACTGATTATGCCGAGGCACGGAATTATCTCGGCCAGGTTGGAGCACCGATTGTCATCAAGGCGGACGGACTGGCTGCTGGCAAGGGTGTTGTCGTGGCGATGACAGTGCAGGAAGCAGAGCAGGCTTTGCAGGAAATGATGCTGGAGAGTAAATTCGGCGAGGCGTCTGCGAGCGTGGTGATGGAGCAATTTTTAACAGGGGAAGAGTTTTCACTGATGGCGTTTGTGAACGGGGATCGTGTGATTCCACTTGAAATCGCTCAGGACCATAAGCGTGCCTTTGATGGCGACAAAGGGCCGAATACCGGTGGCATGGGCGCGTATTCACCAGTGCCGCACATCAGAAAGGAATCAATACAGGTTGCTGTGGAGCAAATCCTTAAACCGGCAGCGATTGCGATGGAGATGGAAGGGCGCAGCTTTACCGGAATTCTGTATGCAGGGCTGATTGAAACAGTGGAAGGTCCTAAGGTGATTGAGTTCAACGCGCGCTTTGGCGATCCGGAAACACAGGTGATTTTGCCAAGGATGAAATCAGATCTGGTCGAGGTCATGCTAGAGGTGCTAGAGGGAAATAAGCCAGAGATTGAATGGCATGAGGAAGCAATGGTCGGCGTAGTTGTCGCGGCCAATGGCTATCCTGAGGAATATAAAAAAGGCGCTGTGCTGAATGGTCTTGAAAACATATCGCAGGTGTTTCATGCGGGGACGGCGAAAAACAGTGAGGGTGAGTTTGTGACCAATGGCGGCAGGGTGCTGCTTGTCGGGACCAAAGCTTCTTCATTAAAAGAAGCACAGCAAAAGGTATATGCTGAGCTTGAGAAACTGGACTGCCCGGAAACCTTTTACCGAAAGGACATAGGCAGCAAGGCTATCGGGCACGTCTCCTGCTAG
- a CDS encoding YerC/YecD family TrpR-related protein, whose amino-acid sequence MQIDKLRGKELDQLFKAILSLKDLDEAYRFFDDLATVNEIQSLAQRLEVARMLREGKTYHKIETETGASTATISRVKRCLNYGNDAYEMALERLKEQENAEKAK is encoded by the coding sequence ATGCAAATTGATAAATTAAGAGGCAAGGAACTCGATCAATTATTCAAGGCAATTTTATCGCTGAAAGACCTCGATGAGGCATATCGCTTCTTCGACGATCTGGCGACAGTGAACGAAATCCAATCACTGGCACAGCGCCTTGAGGTTGCCCGCATGCTTCGCGAGGGCAAGACTTATCATAAAATCGAGACAGAAACAGGCGCGAGCACGGCAACCATTTCCCGTGTCAAGCGATGCTTGAACTATGGAAACGATGCATATGAAATGGCGCTCGAAAGATTGAAAGAACAGGAAAACGCAGAAAAAGCGAAATAG
- a CDS encoding DUF2892 domain-containing protein, with product MNVRPNIGIINALVRITIGLTVLAWSTSKMVKRPWRDSYIFMAMMGAMKVGEGIVRYCPLTAAYEKGQDMMEDRNAENGDSEGWIPYNPS from the coding sequence ATGAATGTACGTCCGAATATCGGAATAATCAACGCGCTTGTCAGGATAACAATTGGCTTGACTGTCCTAGCCTGGTCCACTTCAAAAATGGTTAAAAGACCTTGGCGCGACTCCTATATTTTCATGGCGATGATGGGCGCAATGAAAGTCGGAGAAGGAATCGTCCGTTATTGCCCGCTGACTGCAGCATATGAAAAGGGCCAGGACATGATGGAGGACCGGAACGCTGAAAATGGGGATTCTGAAGGCTGGATCCCTTATAACCCGAGTTAG
- the purN gene encoding phosphoribosylglycinamide formyltransferase, producing the protein MSRHEKNSCFASGSGSNFQAIAVAAQAGTLNADISLLVCDKPGAFAIDRAEMLGIPAFVISPKSYPSKAAYEAEILQKLVGLDIDMIVLAGYMRLIGPTLLEAYEGKIVNIHPSLLPAFPGKDAIGQALAAGVEKTGVTIHYVDEGMDTGPAIASATVRIAPGETRDTLQKKIQRIEHSLFPEVLEQLLNGEEEAVQWEKSVH; encoded by the coding sequence GTGAGCAGGCATGAAAAAAATAGCTGTTTTGCATCGGGCAGCGGCAGCAATTTTCAGGCAATCGCAGTTGCGGCCCAGGCTGGCACATTGAACGCTGACATCAGTCTGCTTGTTTGCGACAAGCCGGGCGCTTTTGCCATCGATCGTGCTGAAATGCTTGGAATTCCTGCATTCGTCATCAGCCCGAAGAGCTATCCTTCCAAGGCTGCATATGAGGCAGAGATTTTACAAAAACTCGTTGGTCTTGATATCGACATGATAGTCCTTGCCGGCTACATGCGTCTGATCGGGCCGACATTGCTCGAGGCGTATGAAGGAAAAATCGTTAATATCCACCCGTCATTATTGCCTGCTTTCCCTGGAAAGGATGCGATTGGCCAGGCGCTGGCAGCAGGAGTGGAGAAAACTGGAGTGACCATTCATTACGTCGATGAAGGGATGGATACCGGACCGGCCATCGCAAGTGCGACAGTGAGAATCGCGCCAGGCGAGACGAGGGATACACTTCAAAAGAAAATACAGCGGATTGAACACAGCCTGTTTCCAGAGGTTTTGGAGCAGCTGTTGAACGGAGAAGAGGAGGCAGTACAATGGGAAAAAAGCGTGCACTGA
- the purH gene encoding bifunctional phosphoribosylaminoimidazolecarboxamide formyltransferase/IMP cyclohydrolase, whose protein sequence is MGKKRALISVSNKEGIVELAKELVQLGFEIVSTGGTKQALKDGGVPVIGISDVTGFSEILEGRVKTLHPKIHGGLLAKYDDTTHQAQLSENEIEKIELVCVNLYPFKETISKPGVTPEDAIENIDIGGPAMLRASAKNHQYITVLVDPADYQQVIEEYKSQNETTLETRRRLAAKVFRHTAAYDALIAEYMTNLAGEEQPEKMTVTYELKQTLRYGENPHQKAAFYQKPLGSAFSVAAAEKLHGKELSYNNINDANAALQIVKEFSEPAAVAVKHMNPCGVGTGKDSFDAFGKAFEADPVSIFGGIIALNREVDGETARKLYEIFLEIIIAPSFSEEALEILTAKKNLRLLKVSFDGEASKENTLSSIEGGLLVQEQDAFGFEEAEISVPTKREPTEAEWEALKLGWKVVKHVKSNAIVVSDKDMTLGIGAGQMNRVGAAKIALEQAGSKADGAALASDAFFPMDDTVEAAAKAGITAIIQPGGSVRDADSIKKADEYGIAMVFTGVRHFRH, encoded by the coding sequence ATGGGAAAAAAGCGTGCACTGATCAGTGTTTCAAATAAGGAAGGAATTGTCGAATTAGCGAAAGAGCTTGTACAGCTTGGATTTGAGATCGTCTCGACAGGAGGGACAAAGCAGGCGCTTAAGGATGGCGGTGTCCCGGTCATCGGCATCAGCGATGTGACAGGTTTTTCAGAGATTCTTGAGGGGCGGGTGAAGACGCTTCATCCAAAAATTCATGGCGGCTTGCTTGCAAAGTATGATGATACAACCCACCAGGCACAGCTGTCTGAAAATGAAATTGAGAAAATTGAGCTTGTCTGCGTGAATTTGTATCCTTTTAAAGAAACAATCTCAAAACCTGGTGTTACGCCTGAGGATGCGATCGAAAACATCGACATCGGCGGCCCGGCGATGCTGCGTGCCTCTGCGAAAAACCATCAATACATAACAGTGCTTGTCGACCCTGCGGATTACCAGCAGGTGATTGAAGAGTACAAAAGCCAGAACGAAACCACCCTCGAAACCCGCCGGCGACTGGCTGCGAAGGTCTTCCGCCACACGGCTGCTTATGATGCGCTGATTGCAGAATACATGACAAATCTCGCTGGCGAGGAACAGCCGGAAAAAATGACGGTGACTTACGAATTGAAGCAAACTCTGCGCTACGGAGAAAATCCTCATCAAAAAGCAGCTTTTTACCAGAAGCCGCTTGGATCGGCATTTTCGGTAGCGGCAGCGGAAAAGCTTCACGGAAAAGAGCTTTCCTATAACAATATCAATGATGCGAATGCTGCTTTGCAGATTGTAAAAGAATTCTCCGAGCCGGCAGCGGTTGCAGTCAAGCATATGAACCCTTGCGGAGTTGGAACTGGAAAAGATAGTTTTGATGCTTTTGGAAAGGCTTTTGAAGCAGATCCTGTTTCGATATTTGGCGGCATTATCGCCCTGAACCGCGAAGTGGACGGAGAAACAGCACGAAAGCTATATGAAATATTCCTTGAAATTATCATTGCGCCTTCTTTTAGCGAAGAAGCTCTTGAAATTTTAACGGCCAAGAAAAACCTTCGTTTATTGAAGGTCTCATTTGACGGGGAAGCCTCAAAGGAAAACACATTGTCCTCGATTGAAGGCGGATTGCTTGTCCAGGAACAGGATGCTTTTGGCTTTGAGGAGGCAGAAATTTCTGTACCGACGAAACGTGAACCGACGGAAGCCGAGTGGGAAGCGTTAAAGCTAGGCTGGAAGGTTGTTAAGCATGTTAAGTCAAACGCAATCGTGGTGTCAGATAAAGATATGACATTAGGGATTGGAGCCGGACAAATGAACCGTGTCGGTGCCGCTAAAATTGCCCTGGAACAGGCTGGTTCTAAAGCAGATGGAGCAGCGCTTGCATCTGATGCGTTCTTCCCGATGGATGACACCGTCGAGGCAGCGGCGAAAGCCGGAATCACAGCGATCATCCAGCCAGGCGGATCAGTCCGTGATGCTGATTCAATCAAAAAGGCGGATGAGTATGGGATTGCGATGGTGTTTACAGGCGTAAGGCATTTTAGGCATTAA
- a CDS encoding DUF3231 family protein, translated as MKQLKPIQFDTSKVKPTEKFTSVEMGKLWATYEGNSLSNVIIKHFLQHVEDEDIKTLLENALSLTEDFMEKIKEFLEKENFPLPLGYTEKDFHSEAPSLFEDEFYVHYLKYAAKAGLSIYAIALPLVMRLDIREFFIQCGMVTTELLGQINGLLMAKGFIIKPPVLPTPEKVDFIENKSYLDGFGHKLRPLHALEVTHLYDNIENNVTSKALLIGFSQVARTQQVRDFFIKGIELTDKMVEQLKTKLHKENLPSPALLDHLVTDSTTSPFSDKLMLSHKADMFAMKVRSMGNSMAVNGRKDIGLLYGKALMNVALYAEDAAEILIEHGWMEQPPHAADRNKLASE; from the coding sequence ATGAAACAGTTAAAGCCGATTCAGTTCGATACAAGTAAAGTGAAGCCCACGGAAAAGTTCACCAGTGTGGAAATGGGAAAGCTTTGGGCGACATATGAGGGGAACAGCCTGTCAAATGTGATTATCAAGCATTTCCTTCAGCATGTGGAGGATGAGGATATCAAGACACTGCTTGAAAATGCCCTAAGTCTTACAGAGGATTTTATGGAGAAAATAAAAGAGTTTTTGGAGAAGGAAAATTTCCCTTTACCCCTAGGATATACGGAAAAGGACTTTCACTCAGAAGCACCGAGTTTATTTGAGGATGAGTTCTATGTCCATTACTTGAAATATGCGGCAAAAGCTGGATTGAGCATTTACGCGATTGCCCTTCCACTGGTGATGAGGCTCGATATCAGGGAGTTTTTTATCCAGTGTGGGATGGTAACGACGGAGCTTCTCGGGCAAATTAACGGCCTGCTGATGGCCAAAGGTTTTATCATCAAACCGCCTGTCCTTCCGACACCGGAGAAAGTTGATTTCATTGAAAATAAGAGTTACCTGGATGGATTTGGCCACAAACTGCGGCCGCTCCATGCCCTGGAAGTGACCCATCTGTATGACAACATTGAAAACAATGTCACCAGTAAAGCCTTGCTGATTGGGTTCAGCCAGGTAGCGAGGACACAGCAGGTGCGTGACTTTTTCATAAAGGGAATTGAATTGACTGATAAAATGGTGGAGCAGTTAAAAACAAAGCTTCATAAGGAAAATCTGCCGTCCCCGGCATTATTGGATCATTTAGTCACCGATTCTACGACTTCACCTTTTTCCGATAAACTGATGCTTAGCCATAAGGCGGACATGTTCGCGATGAAGGTTAGATCGATGGGGAACTCGATGGCGGTCAACGGACGGAAGGACATCGGCTTGTTATATGGAAAAGCCCTTATGAATGTCGCTTTATATGCGGAGGATGCGGCGGAAATCCTGATTGAGCACGGGTGGATGGAGCAGCCGCCCCATGCCGCAGACAGGAATAAACTGGCGTCAGAATAA
- a CDS encoding DUF3048 domain-containing protein, giving the protein MKKWIAVLAAIMIITAGCSSKETEKKEATEHKEKEIEVEETVPPEELPYQFPLSGLGTAEESSDRAVAVVVNNHPKARPQSGLEKADVVYEVLAEGDVTRFIAIFQSEQPGKIGPVRSAREYFIDLASGYDSFFIAHGYSPEAKDMLERGVIDNINGMQYDGTLFKRADFRKAPHNSYITYKNIVKGAETKGYELDEAPASAVFLSSEEAEGLEGTPAEEFMVKYGSPSFDAIYEYDAEQQKYHRFNGSEESVDFESKEPLLIDNILVVQMDHSIVDDVGRRVIDMASGGKGYLFQKGKVNEIQWKNEAGRIVPYKDGAKAGFVPGKTWINIVPSISDVSFDSQQ; this is encoded by the coding sequence ATGAAAAAATGGATCGCTGTGCTGGCAGCCATAATGATCATTACGGCGGGGTGCAGCAGTAAAGAGACAGAAAAAAAAGAAGCAACAGAACATAAAGAAAAAGAAATTGAAGTAGAAGAGACGGTTCCACCGGAGGAACTACCTTATCAATTCCCGCTGAGCGGATTGGGTACTGCAGAAGAGAGCTCCGACCGGGCAGTGGCCGTTGTAGTCAATAACCATCCAAAGGCTCGGCCGCAATCAGGTCTCGAGAAAGCTGATGTCGTCTACGAGGTTCTTGCTGAAGGAGACGTGACAAGGTTCATCGCGATTTTTCAAAGTGAACAGCCTGGAAAAATAGGGCCGGTCCGCAGCGCGAGGGAATACTTTATCGATCTGGCATCCGGATATGACAGCTTTTTTATCGCCCATGGATACAGTCCTGAAGCGAAAGATATGCTTGAACGCGGAGTGATCGATAACATCAACGGCATGCAGTATGATGGAACATTGTTCAAACGGGCCGATTTCCGAAAAGCACCTCATAATTCTTATATCACATATAAGAATATTGTGAAGGGAGCAGAAACGAAAGGCTACGAACTTGATGAAGCACCGGCTTCTGCAGTATTCTTGAGCAGTGAGGAAGCTGAAGGCTTGGAAGGTACTCCGGCTGAAGAATTCATGGTGAAGTACGGTTCGCCGTCATTCGATGCGATCTACGAATATGACGCGGAACAACAGAAGTACCACCGTTTTAACGGCAGTGAAGAAAGTGTGGACTTTGAATCGAAGGAACCACTCCTGATTGACAACATCCTTGTCGTGCAAATGGACCATAGCATTGTGGATGATGTGGGGCGCAGGGTCATTGACATGGCATCCGGCGGCAAGGGATATCTGTTCCAAAAAGGCAAAGTGAATGAGATACAATGGAAAAATGAAGCTGGCAGGATCGTCCCTTATAAGGATGGAGCAAAAGCTGGTTTCGTTCCCGGGAAAACATGGATCAACATTGTCCCATCAATCAGCGATGTCTCATTCGACTCTCAACAATAA
- a CDS encoding EYxxD motif small membrane protein: MFWEYIMDVSFVWIALVGSIIALVLVYAKGSSRRRAR, encoded by the coding sequence ATGTTCTGGGAATATATAATGGATGTCAGCTTCGTCTGGATTGCATTGGTCGGAAGCATCATCGCTCTTGTGCTCGTTTACGCGAAGGGCTCTAGCAGGAGACGTGCCCGATAG
- the purM gene encoding phosphoribosylformylglycinamidine cyclo-ligase yields the protein MANAYKQAGVDIEAGYEAVERIKKHVNRTVRPGVMGALGGFGGMFDLSSLGLKEPVLVSGTDGVGTKLMLAFMMDRHDTIGIDAVAMCVNDIVVQGAEPLYFLDYIACGKAQPEKIEAIVKGIADGCEQAGCALVGGETAEMPGMYSPEEYDLAGFAVGACEKAEIINGQKIKEGDVLIGLASSGIHSNGYSLVRKVFLEQAGWELDRHVEEFGCTLGEELLKPTRIYVKSVLAAMKQFELKGLAHITGGGFIENIPRMLPEGLGAEMEEGSWEIPQVFKTLESLAQLDRTDMYNTFNMGIGMVAVVDPKIAHEVAAFFNEQGEKASIIGTVTGSDGIQVKMAGEQA from the coding sequence ATGGCAAATGCGTATAAGCAGGCTGGTGTGGATATTGAGGCCGGGTATGAAGCGGTCGAACGGATTAAAAAGCATGTGAATCGGACGGTCAGGCCTGGTGTAATGGGGGCGCTTGGCGGATTCGGCGGGATGTTCGACCTTTCCAGCCTGGGACTGAAGGAACCGGTGCTTGTTTCAGGTACGGATGGTGTCGGCACGAAGCTGATGCTTGCCTTTATGATGGACCGCCACGATACAATAGGCATCGACGCGGTCGCGATGTGTGTGAATGACATCGTCGTCCAGGGAGCGGAACCGTTATATTTCCTTGATTACATCGCCTGCGGCAAGGCCCAGCCTGAAAAAATCGAGGCGATTGTCAAAGGAATTGCCGATGGCTGCGAGCAGGCCGGGTGTGCGCTTGTCGGTGGTGAAACTGCCGAAATGCCGGGGATGTACTCTCCGGAAGAATATGATCTGGCTGGATTTGCGGTCGGAGCCTGTGAAAAAGCAGAGATTATCAACGGCCAAAAAATCAAGGAAGGCGATGTCCTGATCGGACTGGCGTCGAGCGGCATCCACAGTAATGGCTACTCGCTCGTGCGCAAGGTGTTTTTAGAGCAGGCTGGCTGGGAGCTTGACCGCCATGTCGAGGAGTTCGGCTGCACGCTTGGCGAAGAGCTGCTCAAGCCGACGCGCATTTATGTGAAATCGGTGCTTGCAGCGATGAAGCAGTTCGAGCTTAAAGGACTTGCCCACATCACTGGCGGCGGTTTTATTGAAAATATCCCAAGAATGCTTCCGGAAGGGCTTGGTGCTGAAATGGAGGAAGGCAGCTGGGAGATACCGCAGGTGTTTAAAACATTGGAATCTTTAGCACAACTTGATCGTACGGACATGTATAATACATTTAATATGGGCATTGGCATGGTAGCTGTTGTCGATCCTAAAATCGCCCATGAAGTTGCCGCGTTTTTTAACGAGCAGGGCGAGAAGGCTTCTATAATAGGCACTGTTACCGGTTCTGACGGAATCCAGGTGAAGATGGCTGGTGAGCAGGCATGA
- the purF gene encoding amidophosphoribosyltransferase produces MLAELKGLNEECGVFGIWGHPEAAQITYYGLHSLQHRGQEGTGIVVSDGQQLKGRKGEGLVTEIFTADAMEDIQGVGAIGHVRYATAGGGGYENVQPLLFQSQSGGLALAHNGNLVNADALRNQLEAQGSIFQTSSDTEVLAHLIKRGGFSQLRDRVKNALPMLKGAYAFLIMTETEFMVALDPHGLRPLSLGRLGDAYVVASETCAFDIVGAEFVRDILPGELLVIDADGLHSEMYSMNSTTAICTMEYIYFSRPDSNIHGINVHAARKNLGKQLAKEVPIEADVVTGVPDSSISAAIGYAEESGIPYEMGLIKNRYVGRTFIQPSQSLREQGVKMKLSPVRGIVEGKRVIMVDDSIVRGTTSRRIVKMLKEAGATEVHVVISSPPIQNPCFYGIDTSTREELIASEHSVEEIRQLIGADTLTFLSVEGMLEAIGRNDGGETRGQCLACFTGKYPTEIYPQAVPAGQKC; encoded by the coding sequence ATGCTTGCTGAACTAAAAGGCTTGAATGAGGAATGCGGCGTTTTTGGAATCTGGGGACATCCTGAGGCAGCACAAATCACCTATTACGGCCTTCACAGCCTGCAGCATCGCGGCCAGGAAGGTACGGGCATTGTTGTCAGTGATGGTCAGCAGCTGAAGGGCCGAAAAGGCGAAGGGCTTGTGACAGAAATTTTCACCGCAGATGCCATGGAAGACATCCAGGGTGTCGGTGCCATCGGCCATGTCCGCTATGCAACTGCGGGAGGAGGCGGCTACGAGAATGTCCAGCCGCTTCTGTTCCAATCGCAAAGCGGCGGCCTGGCCCTTGCGCACAATGGCAATCTTGTAAATGCGGATGCGCTCAGGAACCAGCTTGAAGCACAAGGGAGCATTTTTCAGACTAGTTCTGATACCGAAGTACTCGCGCATTTGATCAAGCGGGGCGGCTTCAGCCAGCTGAGGGATCGCGTGAAAAATGCTTTGCCGATGCTGAAGGGTGCTTATGCCTTTTTGATCATGACTGAGACAGAATTCATGGTCGCACTCGATCCGCACGGACTGCGCCCGCTCTCATTGGGCAGGCTGGGCGATGCTTATGTCGTCGCGTCTGAAACCTGTGCATTTGATATCGTCGGAGCAGAGTTTGTCAGGGACATCCTCCCAGGCGAATTGCTCGTGATCGATGCAGACGGCCTGCATTCCGAAATGTACTCCATGAATTCGACCACTGCTATCTGTACGATGGAATATATTTATTTTTCAAGACCCGACAGCAACATCCACGGAATCAACGTCCATGCAGCACGTAAAAATCTCGGAAAACAGCTGGCGAAGGAAGTGCCGATCGAGGCTGATGTGGTTACGGGTGTTCCTGATTCAAGTATCTCTGCGGCGATCGGGTATGCAGAGGAATCTGGCATTCCTTATGAGATGGGTTTGATCAAGAACCGTTATGTCGGCCGGACCTTCATCCAGCCATCGCAATCGTTGAGGGAGCAGGGTGTAAAGATGAAGCTTTCACCGGTCCGCGGAATTGTTGAGGGCAAGCGTGTCATCATGGTGGACGATTCGATTGTGCGCGGTACGACCAGCCGCCGGATCGTGAAGATGCTAAAAGAGGCAGGTGCGACCGAGGTGCATGTCGTAATCAGTTCTCCGCCGATCCAGAATCCGTGTTTTTACGGCATTGACACCTCAACTCGCGAGGAACTGATTGCTTCTGAACATTCAGTAGAAGAAATTCGCCAATTGATTGGTGCTGACACATTGACGTTTTTGAGTGTGGAGGGAATGCTCGAGGCGATTGGGCGCAATGATGGCGGGGAGACCCGCGGCCAGTGTCTGGCATGCTTTACCGGGAAGTATCCAACCGAAATCTATCCGCAGGCTGTGCCTGCCGGGCAGAAGTGTTGA
- a CDS encoding adenine deaminase C-terminal domain-containing protein — translation MEQRYRWKNKQLRDHAAVLDGTLSPTVLLKNATYLNQTFRKWMTANIWIYNDRIVYVGENLPENTKQCEIVDCTGMKLVPGYIEPHAHPFQLYNPHSFAAYASQTGTTTLINDNMVLALQLGKKKAFSFINELNDNPVTMYWWCRFDAQTEIQHEEEVFSNSNVRAWLEHENIVQGGELTCWPKLMNGDDMILHWMQETKRHHKKIEGHFPGASEKTLAKMMLFGADCDHEAMTGEEVRRRLMQGYMVSLRHSSIRPDLPKLLDEIHELDIAVYDRFMMTTDGASTAFYENGVIDELIRIAIDRGVPVIDAYNMASINVARYYNFEHLHGNIATGRVANINILSDEMNPTPVSVLAKGQWVKRDGEAIDAAKELDWTQMGFEPLKMDWDLTMDDMQFSMPFGIKMENSVITKPYSISIDVSAEELSSNHDECFFMLIDRHGKWRINTMLKGFATDLQGLASSFSNTGDIILIGKNKQDMMAAFNRMKELGGGIVACENGLPVGEIPLRLQGIMSSHPVTELMAEEKNLLGYLKEKGYKFADPIYSLLFFSSTHLPYIRITQEGIYDVMKKTILFPTIMR, via the coding sequence ATGGAACAACGTTATCGATGGAAAAACAAGCAATTGCGCGACCATGCTGCTGTTTTGGACGGCACCCTTTCACCGACGGTCTTATTGAAGAATGCGACATATTTGAACCAGACATTCCGCAAGTGGATGACTGCGAACATTTGGATTTACAATGACAGGATTGTGTATGTTGGTGAAAACCTGCCTGAAAATACAAAGCAATGTGAAATAGTGGATTGCACCGGGATGAAACTGGTGCCGGGCTATATTGAACCTCATGCCCATCCATTTCAACTTTATAATCCCCATTCTTTCGCTGCCTATGCATCGCAGACGGGGACCACGACACTGATCAATGACAATATGGTGCTGGCTTTACAATTAGGAAAAAAGAAAGCGTTTTCTTTTATTAATGAGCTGAATGATAATCCGGTAACGATGTATTGGTGGTGCCGTTTTGATGCGCAGACTGAAATCCAGCATGAGGAGGAGGTTTTCTCTAACAGCAATGTCAGGGCCTGGCTTGAGCATGAGAATATTGTTCAGGGGGGTGAACTGACGTGCTGGCCGAAGCTGATGAACGGCGACGACATGATTCTTCACTGGATGCAGGAAACGAAGCGCCATCACAAGAAAATCGAGGGACATTTCCCTGGTGCATCGGAAAAGACGCTGGCGAAGATGATGCTGTTTGGCGCGGATTGCGACCATGAGGCGATGACTGGCGAGGAAGTCCGCAGAAGGCTGATGCAAGGTTATATGGTGTCACTCCGACATTCATCGATCAGACCGGATTTGCCGAAGCTGCTGGATGAGATTCATGAACTGGATATCGCTGTGTACGACCGTTTTATGATGACAACGGATGGGGCATCGACTGCGTTTTACGAAAATGGCGTAATCGATGAATTGATCCGCATTGCCATCGATCGAGGCGTCCCTGTCATTGATGCTTATAATATGGCAAGCATCAACGTGGCACGTTATTATAATTTCGAGCATCTTCACGGCAATATTGCGACAGGCCGGGTTGCGAATATCAATATTTTGAGTGATGAAATGAATCCTACACCTGTGTCAGTCCTGGCAAAAGGCCAGTGGGTGAAGCGTGATGGAGAAGCGATTGATGCAGCAAAAGAACTGGACTGGACTCAAATGGGATTTGAGCCCCTAAAGATGGATTGGGACCTGACGATGGATGATATGCAATTCTCGATGCCTTTTGGAATTAAAATGGAGAATTCGGTCATTACAAAACCGTACTCAATTTCAATTGATGTGTCCGCTGAGGAATTGTCTTCAAATCATGATGAGTGCTTTTTCATGCTCATCGACCGCCATGGGAAATGGCGCATCAATACGATGCTGAAAGGGTTCGCGACCGACTTGCAGGGGCTGGCAAGCTCGTTTTCCAATACTGGAGACATCATTCTGATTGGTAAAAACAAGCAGGATATGATGGCTGCTTTTAACAGGATGAAGGAACTCGGCGGAGGAATTGTCGCCTGTGAAAATGGTCTGCCTGTGGGGGAGATTCCGTTGAGGCTTCAGGGCATCATGTCGAGCCATCCTGTAACTGAGCTGATGGCGGAGGAGAAGAATCTGCTTGGCTATTTAAAGGAAAAAGGCTATAAATTTGCCGATCCGATTTATTCGCTATTATTCTTCAGTTCAACGCATTTACCGTATATCCGTATCACGCAGGAGGGTATCTATGATGTGATGAAAAAAACGATACTCTTTCCAACGATAATGCGTTAA